The DNA segment tgtccccttccacgcccccccatgtccccacacacCCCCTCTCTGTTTCCCCACCTCCCTACACCCCTTGcacgtcccccccgtgtccccgcgtcccccccgtgtccccgcgtcccccccgtgtccccgcgtccccccccgtgtccccgcgtccccgcaccccgcgtcccccccgcgtcccccccgtgtccccatgtcccccccgcgtcccccccgtgtccccacgtcccccccgtgtccccatgtccctacaCCCCTTACgcgtccccccccgtgtccccgcgtccctgcaccccatgtccccccccgtgtccccatgtccccccgtgtccccatgtccctgcaccccgcgtcccccctatgtccccatgtcccccctgtgtccccacgtccctgcaccccgtgtcccccccgtgtccccatgtcccccccatgtctccatgtcccccccatgtccctgcgtccctgcaccccgtgtccccatgtccccccccgtgtccccacgtccctgcaccccgcgtcccccccccgtgtccccatgtccctacaCCCCTTACgcgtccccccccgtgtccccgcgtcccccccgtgtccccatgtccctacaCCCCTtacgtgtcccccccgtgtccccatgtcccctctgtgtcccctcgtccctgcaccccacgtcccccctgtgtccccacgtccccccccacgtccccatgtcccccccacgtcccccccccgtgtcccttcgTCCCtgcaccccgcgtcccccccccgtgtccccacgtccctacACCCCTTAcgcgtccccccccgtccccccgcgtccccccccgtgtccccgcgtcccctcaccgtccccgccccccccagccccccgccgaGGGGCCGCCGCAGGAGGAGGCAGCCCCGGGCCCCTCCCCCAGCCAGGACCAGGccgtccccggggacccccagccacCCCGGGGGGACCCCGCGTCGCCCCCAGACCCCAGGtacgcccctcccctccccccccccttcttttggGGACCTCCACgatgtccccaaccccccccaaccccccccccccggtgacgccgtccccgtccccaacAGCCCCACGGAGCAGCTGAGGcagcggctggcggcggcggaggctgagtgagtttgggggggggaaagggggggtcgGGGACAttttggggacactttggggacCACCCCCGTCCccttgttgtttttttgtgtcccccccccaggttGGCGGCGGCGCGGGAGGCGCAAGCGGGGGCGGAGGagcgggcggcggaggcggcgcggcgggccgagCTGCAGCTCCAAGCCCTGCGGCGGCAGCTGGAGGTGAGGGGACGCGCTTCGGGGACGGCTCGGGGacaatttggggagggggggaggtgaCCCgcgtcgtgtcccccccccccccgtgtccccaaacAGCAGGACAAGGCGTCGGTGAAGGCGCAGGTGACgtcgctgctgggggagctgCGGGAGAGCCAGAGCCGCCTGGAGAGCAGCCGGCGGGAGCGGGACGAGCTGGAGCAGAGGTCGGGCACCGTCCCCAAGGGGGTGGCACTTGTCCCCAAGGGGGTGGCACCTGTCCCCAGGGGGGTGGCACCGTCCCCGGGGGGGAGCGGGACCAGTCCCCGGGGTGTTGGGGAcgagggcgggggagggggagcgtCCCCCGGCAGCGGTTTGGGTCTGGCTCGTTGTCCCCGTGGGGACAAGGACGCGGTGGCGTGGCTGTCGCCGTCcccggggcgtggggggggggacCTGTCAGTGTCACCGGGGGGGACCTGGCGttgtccccgggggggggggggggggcttgtcACTGTCACCGGGGGTCCTGTCGCTGTCACCGGGGTGTAGGGGGGTCCTGTGACTGTCACCGGGGTGTAGGAGGaccctgtccctgtcaccgggggtcccgtccctgtcaccggggCACAGCAGGACCCTGTCACCGTCACCAGAGCGTAGCAGGACCCTGTCACTGTCACCGGGGGTcccgtccctgtcaccggggtgtaGGGGGaccctgtccctgtcaccaggggccctgtccctgtcaccgggggtcccgtccctgtcaccggggtgtaGGGGGAtcctgtccctgtcaccgggggtcccgtccctgtcaccggggtgtaGGGGGATCCTGTCCTTGTCACCAGGGGCCCTGTCCCTGTCACCAGAGCGTAGCAGGAACATGTCCCTGTCACTGGGGGTCCCATCACTGTCACCAGGGCATAGCAGCAACTTGTCACTGTCACCGGGGgccctgtccctgtcaccggggtgtaGGGGGACCCTGTCCCTGTCACCACGGGTCCCGTCCCTGTCACCGAGGCATAGCAGGGCCATGTCACTGTCACCAGAGGCCCTGTCACTGTCACCGCGGGTCCCatccctgtcaccggggtgtaGGGGGaccctgtccctgtcaccgggggtCCCGTCCCTGTTACCGGGGTGTAGGAGGATcctgtccctgtcaccagggGCCCTGTCCCTGTCAGTCACCGGGGTGTAGAGGAaccctgtccctgtcaccgggggtcccgtccctgtcaccggggCATAGCAGGGCCCTGTCACCGTCACCAGAGCGTAGCAGGAACCTGTCCCTGTCACTGGGGGCCCTGTCACTGTCACTAGGGGTCCCATCCCTGTCACCAGGGTGTAGGGGGaccctgtccctgtcaccaggggccttgtccctgtcaccggggtcccatccctgtcaccggggtgtaGGGGAATCCTGTCTCTGTCACCAAGGGTCCCGTCCCTGTCACCGAGGTCTAGCAGGACCCTGTCACTGTTACTGGGGGTCCCATCGCTGTCACCAGGGCATAGCAGCAacctgtccctgtcaccgggggtCCCGTCTCTGTCACCGGGGTGTAGCAGAGCCCTGTCCTTGTCACCAGGGGCCCTGTCCCTGTCAGTCACCGGGGTGTAGGGGAaccctgtccctgtcaccgggggtCCTCTCCCTGTCACCGGACCATAGCAGGGCTCTGTCACTATCACCAGAGCGTAGCAGGaccctgtccctgtcaccaggggccctgtccctgtcaccggggtgtgggggggaccCTGTCTCTGTCACCGGGGGTcccgtccctgtcaccggggtgtggggggaccctgtccctgtcaccaggagccctgtccctgtcaccggggtgtaGGGGGACCCTGTCCTTGTCACCAGGGGCCCTGTCCCTGTTACTGGGGTGTAGGGGGGTcccgtccctgtcaccggggtgtaGCAGGGTcctgtccctgtcaccagggTGTGGGGGGATCCTGTCACTGTCACCAAAGGGCCCTGTCACTGTCACCGCGGGTCCCATCCCTGTCACTGGGGTGTAGAGGAACCCCGTCTCTGTCACCGGGGTGTAGGGGGATcctgtccctgtcaccaggggccccgtccctgtcaccggggtgtaGGGGGaccctgtccctgtcaccgggggtcccgtccctgtcaccggggtgtaGCAGGGTCCTGTCCCTGTCACCAGGagccctgtccctgtcaccggggtgtaGCAGGGTCCTGTCACTGTCACCAGGGGCCCTGTCACCGTCACCAGGGTGTAGGGGGATCCTGTCCCTGTCACCAGAGGCCCTGTCACTGTCACCGCGGGTCCCatccctgtcaccggggtgtaGAGGAaccctgtccctgtcaccgggggtcccgtccccgtCACCAGAGCGCAGGGGgttcccgtccccgtccccggcgggtgacggcgggcgggggcggcgcagggcggcggcggcgggggcgcggtgCCGGGCGCTggaggaggcggccgggggcCACGCGGTGCAGCTGGACCAGCTGCGGCTGCAGGTGCAGAACCTGGAGGCCGCCCTGCGGGTGGAGCGGCAGGGGGCCACCGAGGAGAAGTGAGTGACGCGGggacggcgcggcggcggggggggggggggacggacacgacGACGCGcgacggggcggcggcggcggctccgggaCGGTCCCCGCAGGGCTGccgctgtccccgctgtccccaggcgcAAGCTGGTGCAGCTGCAGGTGGCCTACCACCACCTCTTCCAGGAGTACGACGCCCACATCAAGGCCAGCCTGGACGGGGACAAGCGCAGCCAGGTTGGGGGGGGTCACCGTCacctccgggggggggggggggggggacacacacgccCTGCAGCGGGGTCCTTCGGGGACGGCGGGGTGGCTGCTTGTCCTGCGTCGGGTACCTTGGGGACATCAGGGTGGCTCCTTGTCCCATATTGGGtcccttggggacatcagggTGGCTCCTggtccccttggggacatcagggTGGCTCCTTGTCCCATATTGGGTcccttggggacactggggtggtTCCTTGTTCCCTTGGGGACACCGGGGTTGTTCCTCATTCTCTTGGGGACACCAGGGTGGTTCCTTGTCCTGCATTGGGTcccttggggacactggggtggcTCCTTGTCCTACATTTGGGTcccttggggacactggggtggcTCCTGGTtcccttggggacaccacggtGGTTCCTTGTCCTTTATTAggtcccttggggacaccagGGTGGTTCCTCATacccttggggacaccagggTGGCTCCTTGTCCCACGTTGGGTcccttggggacactggggtggcTCTTTGTCCCACACTGGGTCCCCTCGGGGACACCACAGTGGCTCCTTGTGCCATACTAGGtcccttggggacatcaaggtGACTCCTcgtccccttggggacaccacagTGGCTCCTTGTGCCATACTAGGTCCCTTGAGGACATCAGGGTGGTTCCTTGTCCCATATTGGGTcccttggggacactggggtggtTCCTGGTtcccttggggacaccacggtGGCTCCCTcgtccccttggggacaccataGTGGCTCCTTGTGCCATATTGGGTcccttggggacactggggtggtTCTTTGTCCCACactgggtccccttggggacaccgCAGTGGCTCCTTGTCCTGTATTGGGTCCGTTGGGGACACCAGAGTGGCTCCTCatccccttggggacaccagggTGGCTCTTTGTCCCGCATTGGGtcccttggggacatcaaggtGGCTCCTCGTCCCCTTGGGGCCGCCACGGTGGCTCCTTGTGCCATATTGGGTCCCTTGGGGACACCGAGGTGGCTCCTCATCCTCTTGGGGACATGAGAGTGGTTCCTCGTCcccttggggacagcagggtggcTTCTTGTCCCACATTGGGTCCCTTGGGGACACTGGAACAGCTCCTGGTCCCCTTGGGGACGCCAGGGTGGCTCCTTGTCCCACATTGGGTCCCTTGGGGACACTGGAGCAGCTCCTtgtccccttggggacaccagggTGGCTCCTTGTCCCCTTGGGCACCCCGAGGTGGCCCTTGGGGACAGACGGCGACAGCTCctggtccccatcccaccccctcctccccaccgggggggggggtcccttcCGCCCCTCTCCCTCGGGAACCCCAAGAGGGTGGGGgtaggggggtgggggtggtggggggtggggagggcccCCCCCGGGTGCCACCGCGGGTGCCACCCGCCGGGTGACGCAAAGGACGCGGGGCGCAGCTGGAGGCGCAGCTGCAGCAGGCGGAGGAAGCGCTGGCGGCCAAGCAGGAGCTCATCGACAAGCTGAAGGCCGAGGCCGACCGGCACCGCGCCACCCTGGAGACCATCCCCGTGCTGCAGGCCCAGGTGAGCCCGCGGCGACGGCGCGGTGGCACCGCCGCCAgaacccccccggacccccccccggacccccccaaaccctccgGACCCCCCCAGGCCGACATCTACAAGGCGGATTTCGaggcggagcgggcggcgcgggAGCAGCTCCACGCCCAGCGCGAGGCCCTGCAGGAGGCCctggcccagctccagctccGCGTCGACGCCGAGGGAGCTgccaggtggggggggggacaccccaaaacttccccaccccaaaacttccccaccccaaaatccccctgtgtccccaaccccccccactCTCGCCGGCCTCCATCGCTCAGCCCtgcccaaaaccccccaaacttaTCCTAAAGCCCCCCCAATTTacctgagaccccccccaaatttacctgggaccccccccaaatttcccctgagaccccccccaatCTTGCCCAGgggccccccaaatccccctgcacccccaagttctcctgcaccccaaaatcccctgcacccccaacccccccctcACCAACCTCCATCTCCCAGCCCCACCCGAAACCCCCCAAACTTATCCTAAAGCCCCCCCCCAATTTatttgggaccccccccaaatttatctgggacccccccccaaatttccccTGAGAGACCCCCCCAATCCTGTCCAGGGGCCCCCCaagtccccctgcacccccaaatccccctgcacccccaaccccccccctcACCAACCTCCATCTCCCAGCCCCACCTGAACCCCCCAAACTTATCCTAAAGCCCCCCCCAAATTtccctgagaccccccccaatCCTGCCCAGGGGCGCCCCaagtccccctgcacccccaaccCACCCGAAACCCCCAAACTTATTCTAAAGCCCCCCCCAATTTAACTgagccccccccccaatttccctgggacccccctcaAAATTTCCCTGAGCCCCCCCCAATCCTGCCCAGgggccccccaaaatccccctgcacccccaacccccccccccaacctccatCTCCCAGCCCCACCCGAAACCCCCCAAACTTATCCTAAAGCCCCCCCCAAATTTacctgagaccccccccaaatttacctgggacccccccccaaatttcctCTGAGAGACCCCCCAATCTTGCCCAGGGGCCCCCCaagtccccctgcacccccaacccccccccccaccggcctccatctcccagccccacccaaaaccccccaaagtTATCCTAAAGCCCCCCTAATTTACCCGAGACCCCCCCAAATTTTCCTGAGACCCCCCCAATCTTGCCCAGGGGCCCCCAAAatctccctgcaccccaaaatccccctgcacccccaaacacccccctcACCGGCCTCCATCTCCCAGCCCCACCCGAAACCCCCCAAACTTATCCTAAAGCCCCCCCCAATTtacctgagaccccccccccaaatttatctgggacccccccccaatcctgcccagggaccccccaaatttccccctgcacccccaaccccccctccccatcctcctccgtCTCCCAGCCCCACcctaaacccccccaaaatcttCCTGAGACCCCCCCTAAATcctgcccagggcccccccaaacccccctgcacccccaaactccccccacacccccgaatccccccttccccatccccctccGCCCCATCCTAGACCCCCCCAAATCTACCTGAGACCCCCCCCAAGctgcccagggcccccccaaaccctcctgcacccccaaattCCCCGCTGTGCACTccaaccccccctccccatcttcccccaTCTCCCAGCCCCACCCTAAACCCCCCCAAACTTACcctaaacccccccaaaatctacctgagaccccccccaaaagctg comes from the Mycteria americana isolate JAX WOST 10 ecotype Jacksonville Zoo and Gardens unplaced genomic scaffold, USCA_MyAme_1.0 Scaffold_205, whole genome shotgun sequence genome and includes:
- the IKBKG gene encoding NF-kappa-B essential modulator, giving the protein RPPPSPRVPPRVPASPHRPRPPQPPAEGPPQEEAAPGPSPSQDQAVPGDPQPPRGDPASPPDPSPTEQLRQRLAAAEAELAAAREAQAGAEERAAEAARRAELQLQALRRQLEQDKASVKAQVTSLLGELRESQSRLESSRRERDELEQRAAAAGARCRALEEAAGGHAVQLDQLRLQVQNLEAALRVERQGATEEKRKLVQLQVAYHHLFQEYDAHIKASLDGDKRSQLEAQLQQAEEALAAKQELIDKLKAEADRHRATLETIPVLQAQADIYKADFEAERAAREQLHAQREALQEALAQLQLRVDAEGAARVRMEEMRNRHSELRPPAVAGGFGGLPAPLRPPPEEQPDLCCPKCQYKAPDMDTLQIHVMDCIK